Proteins encoded within one genomic window of Prauserella marina:
- a CDS encoding sugar ABC transporter substrate-binding protein, which yields MRTKRSLAFAASALGITLTLAACGANSGEGNQSGNTGATSEEQQAAPNGTVGVILPETATSARWEGFDKPMIEKALRAEGFDPDVQNAQGDVQKFTTLADGMISQGVKVLVIASINSEVGSAVAAKAKNAGIPTIDYDRLNLGGGSDYYVSFDNVKVGELQGEGLAKALEGKQGAQVIEIEGAPTDNNATLFHEGQRNILQPLYDSGALKLVQSQPIDDWNNQRGGTTFEQILTGNGGRVDGVVAANDGLAGAIITVLQKNGLAGTVPVTGQDATPDGLKAILRGDQYMTVFKPIQEEADATAKLAAALAKGDTAAADALAKQSSHDPEGNREVKSVLLEPYLITKNEVKRVIDDGYVKASEVCTGDLQQVCSQLGIS from the coding sequence ATGCGAACCAAGAGATCTCTTGCCTTCGCCGCCTCCGCCCTCGGTATCACCCTGACGCTCGCGGCCTGCGGTGCCAACAGCGGAGAAGGGAACCAGAGCGGCAACACCGGCGCCACGAGTGAAGAACAACAGGCCGCGCCCAATGGCACCGTCGGCGTGATCCTGCCGGAGACGGCGACGTCGGCGCGCTGGGAAGGCTTCGACAAGCCGATGATCGAGAAGGCCCTGCGCGCCGAGGGCTTCGATCCCGACGTGCAGAACGCGCAGGGCGACGTCCAGAAGTTCACGACACTGGCCGACGGCATGATCTCGCAGGGCGTGAAGGTGCTGGTCATCGCCTCGATCAACAGTGAGGTCGGCAGCGCTGTCGCCGCCAAGGCGAAGAACGCGGGTATCCCGACGATCGACTACGACCGCCTCAATCTCGGCGGCGGCTCCGACTATTACGTCTCGTTCGACAACGTGAAGGTCGGCGAGTTGCAGGGCGAAGGGCTGGCCAAAGCGCTCGAAGGCAAGCAGGGCGCACAGGTCATCGAGATCGAGGGAGCGCCGACCGACAACAACGCGACGCTCTTCCATGAAGGCCAGCGCAACATCCTTCAACCGCTGTACGACTCCGGCGCGCTCAAGCTCGTGCAGAGCCAGCCCATCGACGACTGGAACAACCAGCGGGGCGGCACCACGTTCGAGCAGATCCTCACCGGCAACGGCGGCAGGGTCGACGGTGTCGTCGCCGCCAACGACGGGCTCGCCGGCGCGATCATCACCGTGCTCCAGAAGAACGGGCTTGCCGGAACCGTCCCCGTCACCGGGCAGGACGCGACACCGGACGGGCTCAAGGCGATCCTGCGCGGCGACCAGTACATGACGGTGTTCAAGCCGATCCAGGAGGAAGCCGACGCGACCGCGAAGCTCGCGGCGGCGCTGGCGAAGGGTGACACCGCGGCCGCCGACGCGCTCGCCAAGCAGAGCAGCCACGATCCCGAGGGCAACCGCGAGGTCAAGTCCGTGCTCCTTGAGCCGTACCTGATCACGAAGAACGAGGTGAAGCGCGTGATCGACGACGGATACGTCAAGGCTTCCGAAGTGTGCACCGGCGACCTGCAGCAGGTGTGCTCGCAGCTCGGAATCTCCTGA
- a CDS encoding ATP-binding cassette domain-containing protein, with translation MSEPILDIKGLNKSFGPVHVLHDVDVAVRAGEVHALVGDNGAGKSTLVKCIAGIHGADSGTVVFQGEQVHIRSPKDAAELGIEVVYQDLALADNLDVVQNMFLGRERGSSWLLDEVSMERAARETLASLSVRTVQSVRTLVSSLSGGQRQTVAIAKSVLWESKVVLLDEPTAALGVAQTRQVLDLVRRLAEQGLGVVLISHNMADVFEVADRISVLYLGRMAAEVLTEDVTHGQVVELITAGRSGDIGLARPESAVL, from the coding sequence ATGAGTGAGCCGATCCTCGACATCAAGGGACTCAACAAGAGCTTCGGACCCGTCCACGTGTTGCACGACGTGGACGTCGCCGTCAGGGCGGGAGAAGTCCACGCGCTGGTCGGCGACAACGGAGCGGGAAAGTCCACTTTGGTCAAATGTATCGCCGGTATTCACGGGGCAGATTCGGGAACCGTCGTTTTCCAAGGTGAACAGGTGCACATCCGCAGTCCCAAGGACGCGGCGGAACTGGGCATCGAGGTCGTCTACCAGGATCTGGCGCTGGCCGACAACCTCGACGTCGTGCAGAACATGTTCCTCGGAAGAGAACGCGGAAGTTCCTGGCTGCTCGACGAGGTCAGCATGGAACGCGCGGCGAGGGAAACCCTTGCCTCCCTTTCCGTTCGAACCGTCCAATCAGTACGGACGCTGGTTTCGTCGTTGTCGGGAGGGCAGCGGCAGACGGTCGCGATCGCCAAGTCGGTGTTGTGGGAGAGCAAGGTCGTTTTGCTCGACGAGCCGACCGCCGCGCTCGGTGTCGCGCAGACCCGGCAGGTGCTCGACCTGGTCCGCAGGCTGGCCGAGCAGGGGCTCGGCGTCGTGCTGATCAGTCACAACATGGCCGACGTTTTCGAGGTCGCCGACCGGATTTCCGTGCTGTACCTCGGAAGGATGGCGGCCGAGGTGCTGACCGAGGATGTCACGCACGGTCAGGTCGTCGAGTTGATCACGGCCGGTCGTTCCGGCGATATCGGGCTCGCCAGGCCCGAAAGTGCTGTCCTGTAA